One segment of Pelecanus crispus isolate bPelCri1 chromosome 2, bPelCri1.pri, whole genome shotgun sequence DNA contains the following:
- the COMMD3 gene encoding COMM domain-containing protein 3 isoform X2, whose amino-acid sequence MELSAYAQGGWRLLGDPRRFPRRPYAALLRAAFRSLLDHPHAGLDDPDLKDIDPTVLKHCHAAAATCILEAGKHKADIAAISTCLEDCKLDKERIEQFCTEYQKNKDALEILLGSIGRSPLHITDVSWRLEYQIKSNQLHKTYQPSYLVTLNVENSDSGSHPDVSFSCTMEQLQDLVGKLKDAAKSLERATQM is encoded by the exons ATGGAGCTGTCGGCGTACGCGCAGGGCGGCTGGCGGCTTTTGGGGGACCCCCGCCGCTTCCCCCGCCGCCCTTACGCCGCTCTCCTCCGCGCCGCTTTCCGCAGCCTCCTCGATCACCCCCATGCCGGGTTGG ACGATCCAGACCTGAAAGATATTGACCCGACGGTATTAAAACATTGCCATGCTGCGGCTGCAACGTGTATTCTGGAGGCAGGAAAGCACAAAGCCGACATTGCTGCTATAAG CACATGTCTAGAAGACTGTAAACTGGATAAAGAGAGAATAGAACAATTTTGCACCGAATATCAG AAAAACAAGGATGCATTGGAAATCCTATTGGGAAG CATAGGCAGATCTCCTCTCCATATAACTGATGTGTCTTGGCGCTTGGAATATCAGATCAAG AGCAATCAACTTCATAAAACTTACCAGCCTTCCTACTTGGTGACCTTAAATGTAGAG aacaGTGATTCAGGATCACACCCAGATGTTAGTTTTAGTTGCACAATGGAGCAATTACAG GATTTAGTTGGAAAACTAAAAGATGCTGCAAAAAGTCTAGAAAGAGCGACTCAGATGTGA
- the COMMD3 gene encoding COMM domain-containing protein 3 isoform X1: MELSAYAQGGWRLLGDPRRFPRRPYAALLRAAFRSLLDHPHAGLGKADSFVLDDPDLKDIDPTVLKHCHAAAATCILEAGKHKADIAAISTCLEDCKLDKERIEQFCTEYQKNKDALEILLGSIGRSPLHITDVSWRLEYQIKSNQLHKTYQPSYLVTLNVENSDSGSHPDVSFSCTMEQLQDLVGKLKDAAKSLERATQM, from the exons ATGGAGCTGTCGGCGTACGCGCAGGGCGGCTGGCGGCTTTTGGGGGACCCCCGCCGCTTCCCCCGCCGCCCTTACGCCGCTCTCCTCCGCGCCGCTTTCCGCAGCCTCCTCGATCACCCCCATGCCGGGTTGGGTAAggc TGATTCATTTGTTTTAGACGATCCAGACCTGAAAGATATTGACCCGACGGTATTAAAACATTGCCATGCTGCGGCTGCAACGTGTATTCTGGAGGCAGGAAAGCACAAAGCCGACATTGCTGCTATAAG CACATGTCTAGAAGACTGTAAACTGGATAAAGAGAGAATAGAACAATTTTGCACCGAATATCAG AAAAACAAGGATGCATTGGAAATCCTATTGGGAAG CATAGGCAGATCTCCTCTCCATATAACTGATGTGTCTTGGCGCTTGGAATATCAGATCAAG AGCAATCAACTTCATAAAACTTACCAGCCTTCCTACTTGGTGACCTTAAATGTAGAG aacaGTGATTCAGGATCACACCCAGATGTTAGTTTTAGTTGCACAATGGAGCAATTACAG GATTTAGTTGGAAAACTAAAAGATGCTGCAAAAAGTCTAGAAAGAGCGACTCAGATGTGA